The Alteromonas stellipolaris genome includes a region encoding these proteins:
- the radA gene encoding DNA repair protein RadA — protein sequence MAKRKTAYVCSDCGAEFPRWQGQCSECKAWNTISEFVVSSAKTNSKPTLSGYAGQTAAKIEMLNAIDLESLPRFSAGFKELDRVLGGGIVPGAAMLIGGSPGAGKSTLLLQVMCQMAQTETALYVTGEESLQQVAMRAKRLNLPDDKLMMLAETSVETICELALTKKPKIMVIDSIQVMHVADVQSAPGSVSQVRESAAYLTRFAKQHHISMFLVGHVTKDGNLAGPKVLEHCIDSSMMLEGESDGRYRTLRSHKNRFGAVNELGVFAMTEKGLKEVNNPSAIFLSRGENETPGSSVMVIWEGTRPLLVEIQALVDYSQMSNPRRIAVGLDQNRLSMLLAVLHRHGNVQMNDQDVFVNVVGGVKVSETSADLALLLAMVSSFRNRSLPKDLIVFGEVGLAGEIRPVPNGTERIIEAAKHGFKRAIVPKANAPKQAVNGMKVIPVSQLSDALDALE from the coding sequence ATGGCAAAACGAAAAACGGCTTATGTATGCTCAGATTGTGGGGCTGAATTTCCACGCTGGCAGGGGCAGTGTTCTGAATGCAAAGCTTGGAACACCATTAGCGAGTTTGTAGTCAGTAGCGCCAAAACCAATTCAAAACCAACTTTGTCAGGTTATGCTGGGCAAACTGCCGCTAAAATAGAAATGCTCAATGCGATTGATTTGGAATCTCTACCCCGATTTAGCGCAGGGTTTAAAGAGCTCGATAGAGTATTGGGCGGTGGAATAGTGCCAGGTGCTGCTATGTTAATTGGCGGCTCGCCAGGGGCAGGTAAAAGTACATTGTTACTTCAGGTTATGTGTCAAATGGCACAAACCGAAACCGCTTTATACGTAACAGGGGAAGAGTCGCTTCAGCAAGTGGCGATGCGAGCAAAACGCTTAAATCTACCTGATGATAAGCTAATGATGTTGGCAGAAACCAGTGTAGAAACTATTTGCGAACTGGCGTTAACCAAAAAACCAAAAATCATGGTTATCGACTCTATTCAAGTAATGCATGTGGCCGATGTGCAATCTGCACCGGGCAGTGTATCTCAAGTTAGAGAAAGTGCAGCTTATCTAACCCGCTTTGCAAAACAACACCACATCTCAATGTTTCTTGTAGGTCATGTAACCAAAGACGGAAACTTAGCTGGCCCGAAAGTGTTAGAGCACTGTATTGACAGTTCAATGATGCTAGAAGGGGAAAGTGATGGTCGTTACCGTACGTTACGCAGCCATAAAAACCGTTTTGGCGCTGTAAATGAATTAGGCGTTTTTGCGATGACAGAAAAAGGCCTAAAAGAGGTAAATAACCCTTCGGCGATTTTCTTAAGCCGAGGCGAAAATGAAACGCCTGGGTCGAGCGTAATGGTAATTTGGGAAGGCACGCGGCCGCTGTTGGTAGAAATACAGGCTTTGGTGGACTACTCACAAATGTCTAACCCTCGGCGAATTGCGGTGGGGCTAGATCAAAATCGATTGTCGATGTTGTTAGCGGTATTGCATCGTCACGGTAATGTACAAATGAACGACCAAGACGTCTTTGTAAATGTGGTTGGTGGTGTGAAGGTAAGTGAAACCAGCGCTGACTTGGCGTTACTGCTAGCAATGGTATCGAGTTTTCGAAATCGCTCTCTACCCAAAGATTTAATTGTGTTTGGAGAAGTTGGGCTAGCCGGAGAAATTAGGCCTGTTCCTAATGGCACCGAGCGCATTATTGAAGCCGCTAAACATGGTTTCAAACGTGCGATTGTGCCAAAGGCAAATGCGCCAAAGCAGGCTGTAAATGGTATGAAAGTTATTCCAGTATCTCAGCTCAGCGATGCGTTAGACGCATTAGAATAA
- a CDS encoding PilZ domain-containing protein, which produces MSQDLQQYADIIEQLKPLVNEPEFNKVLLQIGGDIPKEKRFLLKMEVKRLAKPCMRSIDLRGQVDGKCKSYLHDGRTHYMDEIAVDKFEEQIRIFGGYTFGVYEAVQNTENNYRIIREKAEEARDTGSTSNTPRKKGSAILEQFKVPTVNLLDYQQRNTERMNFAVAVELFNESNHSIKGLSVDVSLEGLQVKLSKETLFKQNELLQVYFRGLEGEFAMDKKNGIAYRLVKTIRKKDVIYLALQRATERPAPSFDKFLESFIHGNKRRYKVNMNNTIEAITSKTCEQYFSPRSPTLPIYVDLIEERLIPRFAMVNEVNRETVSYWQDEEDECRLGFLLSQNRLNTLHAKPAHRREIFVFSFTHLQNDKVFFYSASYEQLVEKDMLKQVFLGFGSKKVSWRVFKLTLTDMLPEQAHTPLSIPDSVGSKIKRQNTPPSPRVMSKLKNLKYLLHVTDVTSIYGQQAYNELQFNRDNLSHLRVFGHPRNQKTPNIELFRFKYEDQRLESRYRLRSQIELRLSHDDSVHVGVSEDISVHGLGLRVELNKEYDGELEGQVEVSFPRLQQITQNFDVMHLQYSVIYHNAEKNILHLKAMNGEAGKSARAFFEELIKKNKHSLEEDSGEEELPGMGQALRCINARNATSLSFLMSKEGVRYTPQAGIIGKQDERVSTLVTYLTEKRQVNLEFLFRDRKLDTPFMQSGIKQVKLENMPLRQELLISFDAKQKDPRMAIIPRYSHRFENNEQRKTFITEALNRGQFIAIHVMLTTTGKPDLSMLQTEINYVSVYAIHRAKELENKLWSLAACSHLIDVTDEVLIRYEFDDDTISANRDTKAKIEERSQSGIQALLQDQAFAK; this is translated from the coding sequence ATGAGCCAAGATTTACAGCAATACGCTGACATAATTGAGCAATTGAAACCTCTGGTGAACGAGCCTGAATTTAATAAGGTTCTGTTACAAATTGGCGGTGATATTCCCAAGGAGAAACGCTTTCTATTAAAAATGGAAGTGAAACGCCTTGCGAAGCCTTGTATGCGATCAATAGATTTACGTGGCCAAGTAGACGGTAAATGCAAAAGCTATTTGCATGATGGCAGAACCCATTACATGGATGAAATTGCTGTCGATAAATTCGAAGAGCAAATTAGAATATTTGGTGGGTATACATTCGGTGTTTACGAAGCCGTTCAAAATACTGAAAATAATTACCGTATTATTCGTGAGAAAGCAGAAGAAGCTCGAGACACAGGTTCAACATCAAATACACCTCGCAAAAAAGGCTCTGCTATTTTAGAGCAGTTTAAAGTGCCAACGGTAAACTTACTAGATTATCAACAACGCAATACAGAACGTATGAACTTTGCTGTTGCGGTTGAGCTATTTAACGAAAGTAATCATTCGATTAAAGGCTTAAGCGTTGATGTATCGCTAGAAGGCCTGCAAGTCAAACTCTCCAAAGAAACACTGTTTAAACAAAATGAGCTATTACAAGTCTACTTCCGTGGGCTTGAAGGCGAGTTCGCCATGGATAAGAAAAATGGCATTGCTTATCGCCTTGTGAAAACTATTCGCAAAAAAGATGTTATTTATTTAGCCCTACAGCGTGCGACAGAGCGCCCAGCACCCAGCTTCGATAAATTTCTAGAAAGCTTTATTCACGGCAACAAACGCCGTTATAAAGTGAACATGAACAACACTATTGAAGCGATAACCAGTAAAACGTGTGAACAGTACTTTTCGCCACGAAGCCCAACACTACCTATTTATGTCGATTTAATTGAAGAGCGTCTTATTCCACGCTTTGCAATGGTTAACGAAGTTAATCGCGAAACGGTGAGCTACTGGCAAGATGAAGAAGATGAATGTCGCTTAGGTTTTCTGCTGTCTCAAAATAGATTGAACACCTTGCACGCTAAGCCTGCGCACCGTCGCGAGATATTTGTGTTCAGCTTTACCCACTTACAAAATGACAAAGTCTTTTTTTACTCGGCCTCTTACGAGCAGCTTGTTGAAAAAGACATGTTAAAACAGGTTTTCTTAGGCTTTGGTTCTAAAAAGGTTAGCTGGCGAGTATTTAAACTTACCTTGACCGACATGTTGCCCGAGCAAGCTCATACCCCCTTGTCTATTCCAGACTCTGTGGGTTCGAAAATAAAGCGTCAAAATACACCGCCTTCGCCTCGAGTGATGTCGAAGTTGAAAAACCTAAAATACTTGCTTCATGTTACTGACGTAACCTCTATATATGGGCAGCAGGCGTATAACGAATTACAGTTCAACCGCGACAACCTTTCTCATCTTCGCGTTTTTGGTCATCCAAGAAATCAGAAGACCCCAAACATAGAGTTATTCCGATTCAAATATGAAGATCAACGTTTAGAATCTCGCTACCGTTTGCGCTCTCAAATAGAGCTTAGGTTATCTCATGACGACAGCGTACACGTTGGCGTAAGTGAAGATATCTCGGTACATGGATTGGGACTGCGTGTTGAGTTAAATAAAGAGTACGACGGTGAGCTAGAAGGGCAAGTTGAAGTATCCTTCCCTCGCCTTCAGCAGATTACGCAAAATTTTGACGTAATGCATTTGCAGTATTCGGTAATTTACCACAACGCTGAGAAAAACATTCTTCATTTAAAAGCCATGAACGGTGAAGCAGGTAAAAGTGCAAGGGCGTTCTTTGAAGAATTGATTAAAAAGAACAAACACAGCTTAGAAGAAGACTCTGGTGAAGAAGAATTGCCGGGTATGGGTCAGGCTCTTCGCTGTATCAATGCTCGTAATGCTACATCTCTATCCTTCTTGATGAGTAAGGAAGGGGTTAGGTATACACCGCAAGCGGGTATTATTGGAAAACAAGATGAACGAGTTTCAACGCTAGTTACCTATCTAACAGAAAAGCGTCAGGTAAACTTAGAATTTCTATTTAGAGACAGAAAGCTAGATACGCCTTTCATGCAAAGCGGTATCAAGCAGGTGAAGCTGGAAAATATGCCCTTGCGCCAAGAGCTTTTGATCTCTTTTGATGCCAAGCAAAAAGACCCTCGCATGGCCATTATTCCGCGGTATTCCCACCGGTTTGAAAACAATGAGCAGCGCAAGACCTTTATTACTGAAGCGTTAAACAGAGGGCAATTTATTGCTATTCACGTGATGCTTACCACTACAGGCAAACCAGATTTATCTATGTTACAAACAGAGATAAATTACGTTAGCGTGTATGCTATTCACCGGGCAAAGGAACTTGAAAATAAGCTTTGGAGCTTAGCTGCCTGTTCACACTTAATTGATGTCACTGATGAAGTATTGATTAGATATGAATTCGATGACGACACGATTTCCGCTAACCGAGACACCAAAGCGAAAATAGAAGAGCGCTCTCAGTCCGGTATTCAAGCCTTATTACAAGACCAAGCGTTTGCCAAATAA
- the serB gene encoding phosphoserine phosphatase SerB: MVITFLNEIPPHAMHDTSFLSTQLTTKSSNEDDAGLSILTVIGQALTPYIVSQVVEGLGEVFEATSIHLHPLHNKLGDGVVVVKGRLSENAGAQDAASVPALLPSLITTLSARYHVDLGIQDTQPSLNEPGLLVMDMDSTLIDIECIDEIAKLAGVGEQVAAVTEQAMRGEIAFNDSLNHRVACLDGVPEHQLQQIRDSLPIMPGVQLLIAILKQHNWKLAIASGGFTYFANHLKARLNIDEAVSNTLVIEQGILTGEVSGEIVNAEVKARTVKALAERWGVPSSQTVAMGDGANDLVMMAESALGVACHGKPVVNEKADVAIRLGSLHCLLYFLS, encoded by the coding sequence ATAGTGATCACGTTTTTAAATGAAATACCGCCTCATGCAATGCATGATACCTCTTTCTTATCTACGCAGCTTACCACAAAGTCTTCAAATGAAGATGATGCTGGACTTTCAATTTTAACCGTTATCGGTCAAGCATTAACCCCATATATTGTTAGTCAGGTTGTAGAAGGTTTGGGCGAAGTATTCGAGGCAACATCGATTCACTTACATCCGTTACACAACAAACTGGGTGATGGCGTGGTGGTTGTGAAAGGGCGCTTAAGTGAAAACGCCGGCGCTCAAGATGCTGCTTCAGTGCCAGCACTGCTGCCGTCGCTAATAACTACGTTATCGGCCCGTTATCATGTGGATTTAGGCATTCAAGACACTCAGCCATCGCTTAACGAGCCAGGTCTTCTTGTGATGGATATGGACAGTACGTTAATAGATATTGAGTGCATCGATGAAATTGCCAAACTGGCAGGTGTTGGTGAGCAAGTGGCTGCTGTAACCGAACAGGCTATGCGGGGCGAAATAGCATTTAATGACAGCTTAAACCATCGAGTGGCTTGCCTAGATGGTGTGCCAGAGCACCAGCTTCAACAAATACGTGATAGCTTGCCTATAATGCCAGGCGTACAACTGCTGATTGCCATTTTAAAACAACATAACTGGAAGCTAGCTATCGCTTCAGGTGGTTTTACTTATTTTGCGAATCATCTAAAAGCCCGCTTAAATATTGATGAAGCGGTTTCAAATACGTTGGTGATAGAGCAAGGCATATTGACCGGCGAAGTGTCTGGCGAAATTGTTAATGCTGAGGTAAAAGCGCGAACCGTGAAAGCGTTGGCTGAACGTTGGGGAGTTCCAAGCTCTCAAACCGTTGCGATGGGCGACGGTGCGAACGACTTAGTCATGATGGCCGAATCGGCGTTAGGAGTGGCGTGCCATGGTAAGCCTGTTGTAAATGAAAAAGCAGACGTTGCTATTCGGTTGGGCAGCTTACATTGCCTACTGTACTTTTTATCCTAG
- a CDS encoding TatD family hydrolase, producing MIDSHCHLDLPAFQDDWQVVVNRAISAGVTRILIPGTQVSQWSTQQAIQSYSNQSTHAISVDVAFGLHPYFLSTNETDNATALTALQRLLSQSSVHMIALGEIGLDGHISIPMQLQQEVFEAQLRLASEYALPVILHHRKSHHLIFESLKKTGFTEGGVIHAFSGSVEVAQAYIDKGFYIGVGGTITYDRAKKTKETIAYLLQHHADRLLLETDSPDMPMQGRQGARNSPEYLGDVLTALDKLGEYNEQALDALTTQNYFTLFRNRVKNN from the coding sequence ATGATTGATAGCCACTGCCATTTAGATTTGCCAGCATTTCAAGATGACTGGCAGGTAGTGGTAAACCGCGCGATCAGTGCTGGCGTAACACGTATTCTTATTCCTGGCACGCAAGTGTCGCAGTGGTCTACTCAACAAGCGATACAATCCTATTCAAACCAAAGTACGCACGCCATCTCAGTAGATGTCGCGTTTGGTCTGCATCCTTACTTCTTATCTACCAACGAAACTGATAATGCCACTGCCTTAACCGCCCTGCAGCGACTTTTATCTCAATCTAGCGTTCACATGATAGCATTAGGTGAAATCGGCTTAGATGGCCATATATCGATACCTATGCAGCTTCAACAAGAGGTATTTGAAGCACAGTTGCGATTAGCGAGTGAATATGCGCTTCCTGTTATTTTGCATCATCGAAAAAGCCATCATCTTATTTTTGAAAGTCTTAAAAAAACAGGATTTACAGAGGGCGGTGTTATTCATGCATTTTCTGGCAGTGTAGAGGTGGCTCAAGCGTATATCGATAAAGGTTTTTATATTGGCGTGGGGGGGACTATTACCTATGACAGAGCGAAGAAAACGAAAGAAACCATTGCTTACTTGCTTCAGCACCACGCAGACCGATTGCTACTAGAAACTGATTCGCCTGATATGCCAATGCAGGGCCGACAAGGGGCTCGAAACAGCCCTGAATACCTTGGCGATGTGTTAACAGCGCTGGATAAACTTGGGGAGTATAATGAACAAGCTTTAGACGCACTTACCACCCAAAATTATTTCACGCTTTTTCGTAACAGGGTGAAGAATAATTAA
- the pdxH gene encoding pyridoxamine 5'-phosphate oxidase, with protein MAISDMRRQYAKGSLQDKDLTANPFSLFDRWLKDAISAEIPDPTAMTVATVDAAGQPSQRIVLLKDVSEAGFVFFTNLGSRKAQELSQNPKVSCHFPWFFMERQVRVCGVVEKLSFKENATYFLSRPKDSQLAAYASEQSKPISSRELLHTQFAQMKQKFANKTLPAPDFWGGFRIVPHQIEFWQGGEDRLHDRFEYNRDESGNWNTQRLMP; from the coding sequence ATGGCAATTTCTGATATGCGCAGACAGTATGCAAAAGGGAGTCTGCAAGATAAAGACTTAACGGCTAATCCTTTTTCATTATTTGACCGTTGGCTAAAAGATGCCATCAGCGCTGAAATTCCCGATCCTACTGCCATGACTGTGGCGACCGTTGATGCTGCAGGTCAGCCTTCACAGCGTATTGTGCTTTTAAAAGATGTAAGTGAAGCTGGGTTTGTCTTTTTTACTAATTTAGGCAGCCGCAAAGCACAAGAGCTTAGTCAAAACCCTAAGGTTTCATGTCATTTCCCTTGGTTTTTCATGGAACGACAAGTGAGAGTGTGTGGTGTAGTAGAAAAGCTTTCCTTTAAGGAAAACGCGACCTATTTCCTTTCTCGCCCCAAAGATAGCCAGTTAGCGGCTTATGCTTCTGAGCAAAGTAAACCTATTAGCAGCCGCGAGCTTTTGCATACTCAGTTTGCGCAAATGAAACAAAAGTTTGCGAATAAAACGCTGCCGGCACCAGACTTCTGGGGGGGCTTTCGTATTGTTCCTCACCAAATTGAATTCTGGCAAGGCGGCGAAGACAGGTTACATGACCGGTTTGAATACAACCGTGATGAAAGTGGCAACTGGAATACTCAGCGTTTAATGCCTTAA
- the era gene encoding GTPase Era has protein sequence MTQPNDITRCGLVAIVGRPNVGKSTLLNRLLGQKVSITSRKPQTTRHRILGIDTEGDYQAIYVDTPGLHSEEKSAMNRYMNRAASSSLAEVGLVLFVIEGTRWNDDDEMVLSKVKASGLPCYLIVNKMDKVEDKEAFMVHLQGLSEKYKFEHIIPISAKQGKMVDDIRELVAKSLPESEFFFPEDYITDRSSRFMAAEIIREKLMRFTGDELPYATTVEIEQFKLAENGVYRISGLILVERETQKRMIIGKGGKHLKTIGEHARKDMENLFDNKVFLEMWVKVKQGWADDERALRSLGYSDDS, from the coding sequence ATGACACAGCCAAATGATATAACCCGATGTGGCTTAGTCGCTATTGTAGGGCGCCCCAACGTAGGTAAATCAACACTACTTAATAGATTGCTCGGGCAAAAAGTAAGTATCACGTCGCGTAAACCACAAACGACCCGTCACCGCATTTTAGGTATCGACACTGAAGGCGATTATCAAGCCATCTACGTTGATACCCCAGGTCTTCATAGCGAAGAAAAAAGCGCCATGAATCGGTACATGAACCGGGCTGCTTCAAGTTCTCTTGCAGAAGTGGGTTTGGTGTTGTTTGTGATAGAAGGGACACGCTGGAACGACGACGATGAAATGGTCTTGTCTAAAGTGAAAGCCTCAGGCCTACCTTGCTACCTTATCGTCAATAAAATGGATAAAGTAGAAGACAAAGAAGCCTTTATGGTTCACCTTCAAGGTCTATCAGAAAAATATAAGTTCGAGCATATAATCCCCATTAGTGCTAAACAGGGCAAAATGGTGGATGACATCCGAGAGCTTGTGGCGAAGAGTTTGCCTGAAAGCGAGTTTTTCTTTCCAGAAGATTACATTACCGATCGCTCAAGTCGCTTTATGGCCGCTGAAATCATTCGCGAAAAGCTAATGCGCTTCACGGGGGACGAACTTCCTTACGCCACGACGGTAGAAATCGAACAGTTTAAGCTAGCTGAAAATGGTGTTTATCGTATCAGTGGTCTTATCCTTGTAGAGCGTGAAACGCAAAAGCGTATGATTATTGGCAAGGGTGGAAAGCACCTTAAAACCATTGGTGAACATGCCCGTAAAGATATGGAAAACTTGTTTGATAACAAAGTTTTCTTAGAAATGTGGGTTAAAGTGAAACAAGGTTGGGCTGACGATGAACGTGCTCTACGTTCGTTAGGTTATTCAGACGATAGTTAG
- the rnc gene encoding ribonuclease III, whose translation MQGIDKYIRLSKALGYTFNNEALLEQALTHRSAAKQHNERLEFLGDAILGMVIGETLFKRFPDVPEGKLTRMRSTLVKGDTLAELAREASMGELLHLGPGELKSGGHRRSSILADAVEAVLGAIYLDSGMDEVCNVIYHLWESRIEALNPNAHPKDSKTRLQEYLQGRKLPLPSYEVISISGKDHAQIFEVSCTVTTLDKPVSASGNSRRKAEQEAARLTLETLDDTAK comes from the coding sequence ATGCAGGGTATTGATAAATATATTCGCTTGAGTAAAGCGTTAGGGTACACATTTAATAATGAAGCCTTGCTAGAGCAAGCGCTGACCCACAGAAGTGCAGCAAAGCAGCACAATGAAAGATTAGAGTTTTTAGGTGATGCTATTTTAGGTATGGTCATAGGTGAAACCTTGTTTAAGCGTTTCCCCGATGTGCCTGAAGGTAAGCTTACCCGTATGCGGTCAACCTTAGTAAAAGGCGATACGTTGGCCGAATTGGCCCGTGAAGCGAGCATGGGTGAACTACTTCACCTTGGTCCTGGTGAACTTAAAAGTGGCGGTCATCGTCGCAGTTCAATATTGGCAGACGCAGTAGAAGCTGTGTTAGGCGCAATCTACTTGGACTCAGGGATGGATGAGGTCTGTAATGTTATATACCATTTATGGGAAAGCCGTATTGAAGCGTTAAATCCTAACGCGCACCCTAAAGACAGTAAAACCCGTCTTCAAGAGTACCTGCAAGGTCGTAAGCTACCATTACCGTCTTATGAAGTTATCTCTATCTCAGGGAAAGATCACGCTCAAATTTTTGAAGTGAGCTGCACAGTGACAACGTTAGATAAGCCCGTTTCGGCTTCTGGAAATAGCCGAAGAAAAGCCGAGCAGGAAGCAGCAAGACTTACCTTGGAGACACTCGATGACACAGCCAAATGA
- the lepB gene encoding signal peptidase I, which translates to MANYFSLILVLLTLTTGLVWLVDSMVFAPKRKARLQESAKAEGVNFAGEPQLPYLVDTSQQIFPVIAFVLVLRSFIYEPFQIPSGSMMPTLLVGDFILVEKFSYGIKDPVFRSKLVETGVPERGDVVVFKYPEDTSVDYIKRVIGLPGDTVVYQDKQVYIKSKCEGAAKNCGKLTAMPLDFVGRDEFVQDMAKLMRYTETLGDNEHDILRHPVREISSSNFYTQPGTRSNEWIVPDGHYFVLGDNRDNSRDSRFWGFVPDENLVGKAVAIWISFEFERSRDSVLPTWIPTGVRFERVGGIN; encoded by the coding sequence ATGGCCAATTACTTTTCGCTTATTTTAGTACTTCTAACGCTAACCACCGGGCTAGTTTGGCTGGTGGATAGCATGGTGTTTGCGCCAAAGCGAAAGGCGCGGTTACAGGAATCGGCAAAAGCGGAAGGGGTTAACTTTGCAGGTGAGCCACAGCTTCCTTACTTGGTTGATACTTCGCAGCAAATATTCCCGGTTATCGCTTTTGTGTTGGTATTGCGTTCGTTTATTTACGAACCATTTCAAATTCCATCAGGCTCGATGATGCCAACCTTGTTGGTGGGCGATTTTATTCTGGTTGAGAAGTTTTCTTATGGAATAAAAGACCCTGTATTTCGCAGTAAACTGGTTGAAACCGGCGTACCAGAGCGTGGCGATGTGGTGGTATTTAAATATCCTGAAGACACATCGGTAGATTACATCAAACGTGTTATCGGGTTACCTGGCGACACCGTGGTTTATCAAGATAAACAAGTTTATATCAAGTCTAAGTGCGAAGGTGCTGCGAAAAACTGCGGTAAGCTTACGGCTATGCCGCTAGATTTTGTCGGCCGTGACGAATTTGTGCAGGATATGGCTAAGCTTATGCGTTACACAGAAACGCTAGGTGATAATGAGCACGACATATTACGCCACCCAGTCAGAGAAATTTCTTCAAGTAACTTCTATACTCAGCCAGGTACACGCAGCAATGAATGGATTGTACCTGATGGTCATTATTTCGTTTTAGGCGATAATCGTGACAACAGCCGAGACAGCCGTTTTTGGGGCTTTGTACCAGACGAAAACTTAGTAGGTAAAGCCGTTGCCATTTGGATTTCATTTGAATTCGAACGCAGCCGCGACAGTGTTTTACCAACATGGATCCCAACGGGCGTTAGATTTGAACGCGTAGGTGGCATTAATTAA
- the lepA gene encoding translation elongation factor 4, giving the protein MQQSHIRNFSIIAHIDHGKSTLSDRLIQHCGGLADREMAEQVLDSMDLERERGITIKAQSVTLNYTAKDGEVYQLNFIDTPGHVDFTYEVSRSLAACEGALLVVDAGQGVEAQTLANCYTAMDMDMEVVPILNKIDLPQAEPERVAEEIEDIVGIDAIDAVRCSAKTGIGIEDVLEVIVNKIPPPGGNREEPLKALIIDSWFDNYQGVVSLVRIVEGELTKKDKIQIMSNGQTHQVDKIGVFTPKALDTGVLRAGEVGFIIAGIKDIQGAPVGDTITLARQPAVGALPGFKKVKPQVYAGIFPISSDDYEDFRDALAKLSLNDASLFYEPESSQALGFGFRIGFLGMLHMEIIQERLEREYDLGLITTAPTVIYEVETTKGEILSCDNPSKLPAVNDIAEIREPLVEANILVPQEYLGNVITLCVEKRGMQTAMTYHGKQVAVTYELPMAEVVLDFFDRLKSTSRGFASLDYNFKRFQVSDMVRVDIMINGERVDALAMITHRDNSQGRGRELVEKLRELIPRQMFDIAIQAAIGNHIIARSTVKQLRKNVIAKCYGGDVSRKKKLLQKQKDGKKRMKQVGNVELPQDAFLAILKVGK; this is encoded by the coding sequence ATGCAACAATCGCACATTCGTAACTTCAGTATTATTGCTCACATCGATCACGGTAAATCGACTCTGTCTGACCGTCTCATTCAACATTGTGGCGGGCTAGCCGATCGTGAAATGGCCGAACAGGTTCTTGATTCAATGGACTTGGAGCGGGAGCGTGGAATTACTATTAAAGCACAAAGCGTAACGCTTAATTACACTGCTAAAGATGGTGAAGTCTACCAGCTGAATTTCATCGATACGCCTGGACACGTAGATTTTACTTACGAAGTGTCTCGCTCACTTGCTGCATGTGAAGGTGCATTGTTAGTGGTTGATGCAGGGCAGGGCGTGGAAGCGCAAACCCTAGCTAACTGCTATACCGCTATGGACATGGACATGGAAGTGGTACCTATTTTAAATAAGATAGATTTGCCACAGGCCGAACCAGAGCGCGTAGCCGAAGAAATTGAAGACATTGTTGGTATAGATGCCATTGACGCCGTTCGCTGCTCGGCAAAAACAGGTATTGGTATTGAAGATGTACTAGAAGTTATTGTAAATAAAATTCCCCCTCCGGGCGGGAACCGTGAAGAGCCGCTAAAAGCGCTTATCATTGATTCATGGTTCGACAACTACCAAGGGGTAGTGTCATTAGTTCGTATCGTAGAAGGCGAGCTTACTAAGAAAGATAAAATTCAAATCATGTCGAATGGCCAAACACACCAAGTTGATAAAATTGGTGTGTTTACCCCCAAAGCCCTAGATACAGGCGTGCTTCGCGCCGGTGAAGTAGGCTTTATTATTGCGGGTATTAAAGACATTCAAGGCGCACCGGTTGGCGATACTATTACCTTAGCGAGACAACCAGCGGTAGGCGCTTTGCCTGGCTTTAAGAAAGTTAAGCCGCAGGTTTACGCAGGTATTTTCCCAATTAGTTCTGACGATTACGAAGATTTTCGTGATGCGTTAGCTAAACTAAGCTTGAATGATGCTTCATTGTTTTATGAGCCAGAAAGTTCGCAAGCGCTAGGCTTTGGATTCCGTATTGGCTTCCTTGGTATGCTTCATATGGAAATCATTCAAGAGCGTTTAGAGCGCGAATACGATTTAGGTCTTATTACGACGGCACCCACGGTAATCTACGAAGTAGAAACCACCAAAGGCGAAATTTTAAGCTGTGATAACCCGTCTAAGCTACCCGCAGTTAACGACATTGCCGAAATTCGCGAACCATTGGTGGAAGCGAATATTCTTGTGCCGCAGGAATACTTAGGTAACGTCATTACCTTGTGTGTTGAAAAACGTGGAATGCAAACCGCAATGACGTATCACGGTAAGCAAGTGGCAGTAACCTATGAGCTGCCTATGGCTGAAGTGGTTCTGGATTTCTTCGACCGTTTGAAATCAACAAGCCGTGGGTTTGCTTCTCTTGATTATAACTTCAAGCGTTTCCAAGTCTCTGACATGGTACGTGTAGATATTATGATTAATGGCGAGCGCGTAGATGCGCTAGCCATGATCACTCACCGTGATAATTCTCAAGGCCGTGGGCGTGAATTGGTTGAGAAACTCCGTGAGCTTATTCCTCGCCAGATGTTTGATATCGCTATTCAAGCTGCTATTGGCAATCACATTATTGCGCGTAGTACGGTGAAACAATTACGTAAAAACGTTATCGCCAAGTGTTACGGTGGTGACGTAAGTCGTAAGAAAAAGCTGCTTCAAAAGCAAAAAGATGGAAAGAAAAGAATGAAACAGGTAGGTAATGTTGAATTACCGCAGGATGCATTCCTGGCAATTTTGAAGGTAGGTAAGTAA